The Desulfovibrio inopinatus DSM 10711 genome window below encodes:
- a CDS encoding response regulator, protein MRPLRVLVVDDEAAFRSTLIKRLKRRGVDVIDAPNGLEALSRLAEERVDVVVLDMKMPGMDGMETLECIKKSHEDIEIVLLTGHADIEAANQAMSGGAFDYMLKPISIDELLHVIEEAGKRASQHRQDNSLEKGIPRSATTI, encoded by the coding sequence ATGCGTCCGCTACGTGTTCTTGTCGTGGATGATGAAGCCGCCTTCCGCTCCACGCTTATCAAACGCCTGAAACGTCGTGGTGTCGATGTCATTGACGCTCCGAATGGTTTGGAGGCGCTGTCTCGGTTGGCTGAAGAGCGTGTGGATGTGGTTGTGCTCGACATGAAAATGCCTGGCATGGACGGCATGGAAACATTGGAATGTATCAAAAAAAGTCATGAAGATATCGAAATTGTATTGCTCACTGGGCACGCTGATATCGAAGCAGCCAATCAGGCTATGTCAGGAGGCGCCTTTGATTACATGTTGAAGCCGATATCCATCGACGAATTACTGCATGTCATTGAAGAAGCGGGAAAGCGAGCCAGTCAGCATCGACAAGATAATAGTTTGGAAAAGGGAATTCCGCGGTCAGCCACAACCATCTGA
- a CDS encoding sulfite exporter TauE/SafE family protein, whose amino-acid sequence MNFFRELGAFMMAGARAHAQWELEMSRNILGSRKRLAVLALFIIPIFIIGIAFAADISQVMPDLPKMIGGKKAYSPAFYSLGIFLVSIAIGLLAGFITGCIGAGGGFIIAPALMSAGIKGILAVGTDLFHIFAKAIMGSVIHRKLGNVSVALALVFLIGAVAGTTGGGMLNRWLYELNPVLSDAFITTIYCLMLGFLGAYAMTDYLKASRAMKKGPQVVDHGAHGGGEGTDLGNLPRLLQSIKIAPMIRFDEGITEGGRRISWVFLVLSGAIVGLAAGIMGVGGGFLTFPIFVYMLGVSSATTVGTDIFQIIFTAGYGSITQYAIYGFIFYTLAMGMLLGSLLGIQVGALVTKVVKGITIRGFYAMAVLSGFVNRIFALPAKLRSLEVLDISPAMASGLEQVGVWAFFLVIGGFGLWVLSVFIKNLSVLKGEEVIS is encoded by the coding sequence ATGAACTTCTTCAGAGAACTGGGCGCCTTTATGATGGCGGGGGCAAGGGCGCACGCGCAATGGGAGCTCGAAATGAGTCGGAACATTCTCGGTTCCCGCAAACGGCTCGCCGTGCTGGCGTTGTTCATTATACCGATTTTTATCATTGGTATCGCGTTTGCTGCCGATATATCCCAGGTCATGCCCGATCTTCCCAAAATGATCGGTGGGAAAAAAGCGTATTCTCCTGCATTTTATTCTCTTGGAATTTTTCTTGTTTCCATTGCCATTGGCCTTCTCGCCGGGTTCATTACCGGCTGCATCGGTGCCGGAGGAGGATTTATTATTGCTCCAGCGCTCATGAGTGCAGGGATTAAAGGGATTTTGGCTGTCGGAACAGACTTGTTCCATATCTTTGCAAAAGCCATCATGGGGAGCGTCATTCACCGCAAATTGGGCAACGTATCCGTCGCGTTAGCTTTGGTCTTCCTCATTGGAGCCGTGGCTGGAACAACAGGTGGTGGGATGCTCAACCGGTGGTTGTATGAACTGAATCCAGTCTTGTCCGATGCATTCATTACAACTATTTATTGCCTCATGCTCGGATTTCTCGGTGCATACGCCATGACCGACTATTTGAAAGCATCGCGTGCCATGAAGAAAGGTCCGCAAGTCGTCGACCACGGCGCGCACGGCGGAGGCGAAGGCACCGATTTAGGGAATCTTCCTCGCCTTCTCCAGTCTATCAAAATTGCACCAATGATTCGCTTCGATGAGGGGATCACCGAAGGCGGGCGGAGGATATCGTGGGTATTCCTCGTTCTGTCTGGCGCTATCGTCGGGCTGGCTGCAGGGATCATGGGGGTTGGTGGCGGTTTTCTTACTTTCCCCATTTTCGTCTACATGCTTGGCGTGTCTTCGGCAACAACAGTTGGTACGGATATTTTCCAGATTATTTTTACTGCCGGTTATGGCTCCATCACACAGTACGCTATTTACGGCTTTATTTTTTACACCTTGGCGATGGGAATGCTTCTCGGTTCGTTACTTGGAATCCAAGTTGGAGCGTTGGTCACTAAGGTTGTCAAAGGGATTACAATTCGCGGTTTCTACGCCATGGCTGTTCTTTCCGGGTTTGTGAACCGGATTTTTGCACTACCAGCCAAGCTGCGCAGTCTGGAAGTGCTCGATATCTCTCCAGCTATGGCTTCGGGCCTTGAGCAAGTCGGCGTATGGGCGTTCTTTCTCGTTATTGGCGGGTTTGGCCTGTGGGTTTTGAGCGTTTTTATCAAGAACTTGAGTGTACTCAAAGGTGAGGAGGTGATATCATGA
- a CDS encoding PEP/pyruvate-binding domain-containing protein produces the protein MGWFDRLFGRSAAKRENRIRDIASLREEFRRRYELFLSIIRANNQALEVMSELDAGLRGERLFGMAFVRSRSLTAVESARTMAMGLMDLAPQKYDALADRLAKMRENIEPCLRLRTSERAGPFVLDFSKADRERADLVGGKMASLAELASVMRVAVPEGFVITSAGFMHFLKMTGLQERIQEGLSSLASADDMDDLHRLSQHLQQMVIAAEVPDDLAEAIYAAYDDLAQRHERQLHLAMRSSAVGEDFASISFAGQYRTELNVSRESLLTAYKEVVASKYGLTAMSYRLARGIADEETPMCVGCLRMINAIRGGVMYTRNPMPGGEEELLLSAVFGLPKAVVDGSAPSDLYAMRRGGAPLILRSVVAEKTFRFECGPVEGVRKVSLPESQHRASVLSVSQAMALAELGLAIEAFYNRPMDVEWAFDAIDNLVLLQCRPLTIAEPSLEIQDDVTVGGGALVSGGVTASRGVAVGNIHKVFKEADMLSFPKGAVLVARQSSPRLAPLLSRAVAVVAEQGSVTGHLANVAREFGVPALFGLTGALEILPDAGVVTVDADNKAIFGGTVPTLLTRRPRPRNLMEGSTVLATLKDVSRHIAPLTLIDPDSPAFRASNCETVHDVTRFCHEKAVHELFRFGKHHENPEFSGKRLVTSVTMQWWVLDLSDGIAKEMPGKYVHLDNIVSIPMRALWDGIIAVPWQGPPAIDGRGFMSVLFNSTMNRSLDPAMPSHYSSRNYFMISKNFCSLHSRFGYHFAQVESMVSEHARENYASFRFQGGAADDMRRERRVAMVGELLELHGFRVDLREDRLAARLERLSRSDMECGLRVLGYLLMHTRQLDMIMNNAEQVALVRARLQREMDQVSAMRCRWTGVPEQETAEVHDSSLV, from the coding sequence ATGGGATGGTTCGATCGTTTGTTTGGCCGTTCGGCTGCAAAGCGAGAAAACAGAATTCGCGACATTGCATCGTTGCGAGAAGAATTCAGGCGACGCTATGAACTGTTTCTTTCCATCATACGGGCCAATAACCAAGCATTGGAAGTCATGTCCGAACTGGATGCGGGTTTGCGTGGTGAGCGTCTGTTCGGCATGGCGTTTGTTCGCTCCAGATCCTTGACTGCTGTGGAGTCCGCACGAACCATGGCCATGGGGCTTATGGATTTGGCACCACAGAAATATGATGCCTTAGCCGACCGTTTGGCAAAAATGCGCGAGAATATCGAGCCGTGTCTGCGGTTGCGTACATCGGAGCGTGCGGGACCGTTTGTACTTGATTTTTCCAAAGCAGATCGGGAAAGAGCTGATCTTGTTGGCGGAAAGATGGCAAGTTTGGCCGAATTGGCTTCGGTCATGCGTGTTGCTGTTCCGGAAGGTTTTGTGATCACTTCCGCCGGGTTTATGCATTTTTTAAAAATGACCGGACTCCAGGAACGCATTCAGGAAGGACTTTCCAGTCTTGCATCGGCAGACGACATGGACGATTTGCATCGGCTGAGCCAGCATTTGCAACAAATGGTTATTGCCGCAGAAGTCCCTGACGATTTGGCTGAAGCCATTTATGCTGCATATGACGATTTGGCGCAACGTCACGAACGTCAACTCCACCTGGCGATGCGATCAAGCGCTGTCGGTGAAGATTTTGCTTCGATTTCATTTGCCGGTCAGTATCGAACCGAACTCAATGTCAGCCGTGAAAGTTTGCTTACAGCATACAAAGAAGTGGTGGCATCGAAGTATGGATTGACAGCGATGAGCTATCGCCTTGCTCGTGGAATAGCGGACGAAGAAACACCGATGTGCGTCGGGTGCTTGCGTATGATCAATGCCATACGAGGCGGAGTGATGTATACACGCAATCCCATGCCAGGAGGGGAGGAAGAACTGTTGCTCAGCGCGGTGTTCGGTTTGCCGAAGGCCGTTGTTGATGGCAGCGCACCGAGTGATTTATACGCCATGCGCCGTGGCGGAGCCCCGCTTATTTTGCGGTCGGTCGTGGCCGAAAAGACGTTTCGGTTTGAGTGTGGACCGGTTGAAGGCGTGCGGAAGGTTTCGTTGCCGGAATCTCAACACCGAGCCTCGGTATTAAGCGTTTCACAGGCGATGGCACTCGCTGAGTTGGGGTTGGCTATTGAGGCCTTTTATAATCGACCTATGGATGTTGAATGGGCTTTTGATGCAATAGACAACCTTGTTTTACTGCAATGCCGTCCTTTAACGATTGCCGAACCTTCACTCGAAATTCAGGATGACGTGACAGTTGGTGGTGGAGCTCTCGTGTCGGGTGGTGTCACGGCCAGCCGTGGCGTTGCCGTCGGTAATATCCATAAAGTGTTTAAAGAAGCTGATATGCTGTCTTTTCCAAAAGGCGCTGTTCTCGTTGCCAGACAATCATCGCCGCGATTGGCGCCGTTGCTTTCTCGAGCTGTCGCCGTCGTGGCGGAGCAAGGTTCCGTGACGGGACACCTCGCCAATGTTGCCCGTGAATTTGGAGTGCCTGCTCTGTTTGGATTGACCGGAGCACTTGAAATTTTGCCCGATGCGGGAGTGGTTACCGTTGATGCCGATAACAAAGCCATTTTTGGAGGTACGGTTCCAACGTTACTCACGCGTCGGCCAAGACCGCGTAACCTTATGGAAGGCAGTACGGTCCTTGCAACGCTCAAAGACGTTTCTCGACACATAGCTCCGTTGACATTGATTGATCCGGATTCCCCGGCGTTTCGTGCATCCAACTGTGAAACGGTTCATGATGTGACGAGATTTTGCCATGAGAAAGCTGTGCATGAGTTATTTCGATTCGGCAAACATCATGAGAACCCGGAATTTTCGGGAAAACGTCTAGTCACCAGTGTGACCATGCAGTGGTGGGTACTTGATCTCAGCGATGGTATTGCCAAAGAAATGCCCGGAAAGTATGTGCACCTTGATAATATCGTATCCATTCCCATGAGGGCTCTCTGGGATGGTATTATCGCGGTGCCATGGCAAGGCCCGCCCGCTATTGATGGGCGTGGCTTCATGTCGGTCCTGTTTAACTCGACCATGAATCGATCTCTTGATCCAGCCATGCCGTCACATTATTCCAGTCGCAATTATTTTATGATTTCGAAAAATTTCTGTTCCTTACATTCACGCTTCGGCTACCATTTTGCTCAGGTCGAATCCATGGTGAGTGAGCATGCTCGGGAAAATTATGCGAGTTTTCGTTTTCAGGGGGGAGCGGCTGACGATATGCGACGAGAACGGAGAGTCGCGATGGTGGGGGAACTCCTTGAATTGCATGGCTTTCGGGTGGATTTGCGTGAGGATCGCCTTGCCGCTCGACTCGAACGTTTGAGCCGATCTGACATGGAATGTGGATTGCGGGTACTCGGCTATTTGCTCATGCATACACGGCAGCTCGATATGATTATGAATAATGCTGAACAGGTCGCGCTTGTACGAGCCAGATTACAACGCGAAATGGATCAAGTGTCTGCAATGCGTTGCCGTTGGACCGGCGTTCCTGAGCAGGAAACAGCGGAAGTGCACGACAGTTCTCTCGTATAA
- a CDS encoding response regulator — translation MTSVLLVDDETRFRQVLVKRLSRRGFQVFEAANGADALKRMTKTPCEVVVLDVKMPDLDGLEVLRRIKDQFPYTAVILLSGHTSIEDGMKGMKAGAYDYLSKPVDLEELAKVIRLAHINQKNNISLS, via the coding sequence ATGACATCGGTACTTCTCGTCGATGATGAAACCCGATTTCGACAGGTTCTCGTCAAACGTCTCTCACGGCGTGGTTTTCAGGTTTTCGAAGCCGCCAATGGAGCAGATGCGTTGAAGCGCATGACGAAAACCCCCTGCGAAGTCGTTGTGCTTGATGTAAAAATGCCAGATCTTGATGGGCTGGAGGTTCTGCGGCGCATCAAAGACCAATTTCCGTATACAGCTGTTATCTTACTCTCTGGCCATACCAGTATCGAGGATGGTATGAAAGGTATGAAAGCCGGAGCATATGACTACCTCTCCAAGCCCGTCGACCTCGAAGAACTCGCCAAAGTTATCCGTTTGGCGCATATCAATCAGAAAAATAACATTTCCCTTTCGTGA
- a CDS encoding response regulator → MQEYKLLVVDDEADFVRSLAERLQTRKMKAEVALSGEEALAKTSVDEPEVMVLDLKMPGLDGLEVLQRIKMAYPTTQVIILTGHSSLETKEQAEGLGAFAYLEKPVEISTLVRIVKQAHDQFLQIKKQVDAALMGMAMSSIACQPDMARNVMAEVKDE, encoded by the coding sequence ATGCAAGAATATAAACTCCTTGTTGTGGACGATGAAGCGGATTTTGTTCGTAGTTTAGCGGAACGGCTTCAAACGAGAAAAATGAAGGCCGAAGTTGCTCTTTCCGGAGAAGAAGCGTTAGCAAAAACTAGTGTAGACGAACCAGAAGTCATGGTTCTTGATCTCAAAATGCCCGGTTTGGATGGATTGGAGGTATTGCAACGCATCAAGATGGCCTACCCGACAACCCAAGTTATCATTTTAACCGGACACAGCTCCCTGGAAACCAAGGAGCAGGCAGAAGGCCTTGGAGCGTTTGCTTACCTGGAAAAACCCGTAGAGATTTCCACATTAGTAAGAATCGTCAAACAAGCTCACGATCAATTTTTACAGATTAAAAAACAGGTTGATGCCGCTCTTATGGGGATGGCGATGTCATCAATCGCCTGTCAGCCCGATATGGCTCGTAATGTGATGGCCGAGGTAAAGGATGAGTAG
- a CDS encoding methyl-accepting chemotaxis protein, whose protein sequence is MFVVDRVGIILVDSVNYRESLMSEAALDVLQSRRQEKNFLIRHDADSLQKAEAAIARIGTQLDSIARDDPDMAGTIKTILVALQSYSEAFTEVSRADQAMGKLDSGLEHDFVMAARKLEEAITSRNNKDLLIALLQLRRQEKNFILRGEALYSNRVLKYLTDLKSSFPANDSVSPLLQAYRSYFTKYIDQHNELVLQADHLIQAGRRLETLVVNLRKVYEEQHDTLVTRVDRIGVILEGSTVAIVIAMILWIIAGINSSLGALRSYSAAVARGELTAKPHGDFHGELAELRNDITAMVSSLDEKMRQVLVSEEKAKLQAEKADQASAEANSREHEVRGLFERMQHVAGRVDDIARNLAGSAVGLTEQAENVAQGAMMQKDRVTETATAMEEMSATVFEIARNAGSAASAAESTRHNAVQGLLVADEAGKAMQQVNTIAQGLQSEMTGLSKNAESVGQVIDVINEIADQTNLLALNAAIEAARAGDAGRGFAVVADEVRKLAEKTMAATKEVAERVHAIQSATKRNQEGMDSAISAVDEANRLVVASSEALNKISQFADDAAGQAQSIAAASQQQSAATEQINRAVDAVNLVASETADGMKDALDALHHLTRTAEDLHELTQELNT, encoded by the coding sequence ATGTTTGTTGTTGACCGTGTGGGCATTATCCTCGTTGATAGTGTAAATTATCGTGAAAGCCTCATGTCCGAAGCTGCATTGGATGTGTTGCAGTCCAGACGCCAAGAAAAAAATTTTCTGATCAGGCATGATGCCGATTCCCTTCAAAAAGCTGAAGCAGCAATAGCACGAATTGGGACGCAACTTGATAGCATTGCTCGAGATGACCCTGATATGGCCGGTACCATAAAGACGATTCTCGTCGCACTCCAATCCTACTCCGAAGCATTTACTGAAGTTTCTCGAGCAGACCAAGCTATGGGGAAACTCGATTCGGGATTGGAGCATGACTTTGTCATGGCAGCCCGCAAGCTTGAAGAGGCCATCACTTCTCGAAACAATAAAGATTTGCTTATTGCATTGTTGCAACTCCGGCGACAGGAAAAGAATTTTATCCTGCGAGGTGAAGCTTTATATTCCAATCGCGTATTGAAATATCTTACAGATTTGAAATCTTCTTTTCCTGCCAATGATTCGGTGAGTCCATTACTTCAAGCTTATAGATCTTATTTTACCAAATATATCGACCAACATAATGAACTCGTGCTGCAAGCGGATCACCTTATCCAGGCGGGAAGACGACTTGAAACCTTGGTTGTTAACCTGCGCAAAGTATATGAAGAGCAACACGATACTCTTGTCACTCGTGTCGATCGGATCGGTGTCATTTTAGAAGGATCCACTGTTGCCATTGTGATTGCAATGATCCTGTGGATTATTGCAGGCATCAATAGTTCACTGGGGGCTCTTCGAAGTTATTCGGCAGCCGTCGCGAGAGGTGAACTTACGGCAAAACCTCATGGAGATTTTCATGGTGAACTCGCTGAATTGCGCAATGATATTACTGCGATGGTTTCCAGCCTTGATGAAAAAATGCGTCAAGTCCTTGTGAGTGAGGAGAAAGCAAAACTTCAGGCTGAAAAAGCCGATCAGGCATCAGCAGAAGCCAACTCGCGTGAGCATGAGGTTCGTGGGCTTTTTGAGCGCATGCAACATGTGGCTGGCCGTGTTGATGATATTGCGCGAAATTTAGCAGGGTCAGCTGTTGGACTGACCGAGCAAGCGGAAAATGTCGCCCAAGGAGCCATGATGCAGAAAGATCGTGTGACGGAAACGGCTACAGCCATGGAAGAGATGAGCGCAACAGTGTTTGAAATAGCTCGCAATGCTGGCAGTGCGGCATCAGCGGCGGAATCGACCAGACACAATGCCGTCCAGGGCCTTCTCGTCGCAGATGAAGCGGGTAAAGCCATGCAGCAAGTCAATACAATTGCACAAGGGTTGCAATCTGAAATGACCGGCTTGAGCAAGAATGCTGAGTCCGTTGGTCAAGTCATTGATGTCATTAATGAAATTGCTGATCAGACCAATTTGTTAGCGCTCAATGCTGCTATCGAAGCTGCCCGTGCTGGCGATGCCGGTCGTGGTTTTGCCGTTGTGGCAGACGAAGTTCGGAAACTTGCTGAAAAGACTATGGCCGCAACGAAAGAAGTCGCCGAACGAGTTCATGCGATTCAATCAGCAACCAAGCGTAATCAGGAAGGGATGGACTCGGCCATTTCAGCAGTTGATGAAGCGAACCGCTTGGTTGTCGCGTCATCCGAAGCGTTGAATAAGATAAGCCAATTTGCCGATGATGCAGCAGGGCAGGCGCAATCTATTGCTGCTGCTTCCCAACAACAATCGGCTGCAACCGAACAAATCAATCGAGCCGTGGATGCGGTCAACCTTGTGGCATCGGAGACAGCCGATGGAATGAAAGATGCTCTTGATGCGCTGCACCACCTGACCAGAACAGCTGAAGATCTTCATGAACTTACCCAAGAACTCAATACATAA
- a CDS encoding bifunctional diguanylate cyclase/phosphodiesterase, whose amino-acid sequence MNLPKNSIHNVPQDQARLYTYVWPWKSLRGLLFGLVCLALTPALCVALYTGLQSRQLLIDQALGHVQTQERPAFEMKTRPQKEPMSTLADISSSPQIRRADRMMRNTFLGALGVAILVLWITRLISHIYILRPAAALVRTARLIGLGHFNVHIQDVPEWGELGLVAQAFEHMAHDLAQRTEKDAERLQALHDYASRIKALLNATTDSVVLLSIDGRVQALNDEAARKRGLKPDDLLGQTIFDFYQPAIVDQRKQSIRQVFNTGKPVFFEEHVGERWTWVTFHPIHDGQGNVVQLASFARDMSRYKHAENALRQAEERYRLLVELAPVGIYQSLPEPHAHYIQVNRHFAQIFGYESPEEVLRIVKDIAIQIYVDPKQRCLLHERILTTGAVHDFESENRHYDGSIFWTMRNVRARRSSTGEVLAFEGFVSDITDRKLVENKLKHQAYHDELTGLANRGFFLKQMRSAIETAVHDKLRFAMLFLDLDNFKLVNDGFGHPVGDDLLSRFSSRLKALLAGKALVARFGGDEFGVLISPVIDLFAALHVAKDIHAVLNQSFRVGGSEIVLSASIGLVLCKTGYLTPEDVLRDADIAMYRAKHRGKGQTEVFDKDMYRDLLRRVELEQGLRRAVPAGEIIVYYQPYFDLNELQLAGFEALVRWRRHDGTIVSPAEFIPVAEDAGIILEIGPYVLREACKQMVDWLDKLEEDTPLTMSVNVSGREIYQGDPVGQIRQTLASTGLPGHRLRLEVTETVLMDDLEIATEVLEAAHAQGVTIALDDFGTGYSSLGYLRSLPLDVIKIDRSFVQNLDHPGRDQDIVHSIVDLAHGLELDVIAEGLETEAVLGVLTQAGCDYGQGFLMSRPLPSKEAFALIARCYSLKDIMSD is encoded by the coding sequence ATGAACTTACCCAAGAACTCAATACATAATGTCCCCCAAGACCAAGCCCGGTTGTACACGTATGTTTGGCCTTGGAAATCTCTTCGGGGATTACTTTTTGGACTTGTTTGCCTGGCATTGACCCCGGCCTTGTGTGTCGCGCTCTATACCGGGCTGCAAAGTCGTCAACTTCTTATTGATCAAGCCTTGGGACATGTTCAAACTCAGGAAAGACCAGCATTCGAAATGAAAACTCGTCCTCAAAAGGAGCCGATGTCGACACTTGCCGATATATCATCCAGTCCACAGATTCGAAGAGCTGATCGCATGATGAGAAATACGTTTCTTGGTGCGCTTGGTGTTGCCATTCTTGTTCTTTGGATTACTCGATTAATCAGTCACATATACATTTTGAGACCTGCGGCGGCACTGGTTCGAACAGCCAGGTTAATTGGTTTAGGGCACTTTAACGTTCACATACAAGATGTTCCCGAGTGGGGAGAGCTCGGTTTGGTGGCGCAAGCCTTTGAGCATATGGCGCATGATCTCGCACAACGTACCGAAAAAGATGCCGAAAGGTTGCAGGCTCTTCACGATTACGCCAGTCGCATCAAAGCGCTTCTCAATGCAACGACTGACTCCGTTGTCCTTTTAAGCATTGATGGAAGAGTTCAGGCACTCAATGATGAAGCAGCGAGGAAGCGAGGACTAAAACCTGACGATTTATTGGGGCAGACAATATTCGATTTTTATCAACCAGCAATTGTCGATCAGAGAAAACAGTCTATTCGTCAGGTGTTTAACACGGGCAAGCCTGTTTTTTTTGAGGAACACGTCGGCGAACGATGGACGTGGGTCACGTTTCACCCTATCCATGATGGTCAGGGGAATGTTGTCCAACTCGCGAGTTTTGCTCGGGATATGAGTCGGTACAAACATGCTGAAAATGCACTTCGGCAGGCTGAGGAACGGTATCGTTTGCTTGTGGAACTGGCTCCTGTTGGAATTTACCAAAGTCTACCCGAGCCTCATGCACATTATATTCAAGTCAATCGTCATTTTGCGCAGATTTTTGGGTACGAATCTCCAGAAGAAGTCCTTCGTATTGTCAAGGACATTGCGATACAAATCTATGTTGACCCAAAGCAACGTTGCCTGCTGCATGAACGTATACTAACAACCGGAGCGGTCCATGATTTTGAAAGTGAAAATCGTCACTACGATGGGAGCATTTTTTGGACGATGCGCAATGTGCGAGCTCGACGAAGTTCTACAGGAGAAGTCCTTGCGTTTGAAGGGTTTGTCTCAGATATAACGGATCGTAAGCTCGTAGAAAACAAGTTAAAACACCAAGCTTATCACGATGAATTGACCGGGTTAGCCAACAGAGGCTTTTTTCTGAAGCAGATGCGTTCCGCTATTGAAACGGCGGTCCACGATAAACTGCGTTTCGCCATGCTCTTTCTTGATTTGGATAACTTTAAACTTGTTAACGATGGGTTCGGACATCCCGTCGGCGATGATCTATTGAGTCGTTTTTCCAGTAGACTCAAAGCACTTCTTGCCGGCAAAGCTCTGGTCGCTCGTTTCGGAGGCGATGAGTTCGGTGTTCTTATCTCTCCGGTTATTGATCTTTTTGCCGCGTTGCACGTGGCGAAAGATATTCATGCTGTCTTGAATCAGTCATTTCGAGTTGGAGGAAGTGAAATTGTCCTCAGTGCATCCATTGGTTTAGTGTTATGTAAGACAGGCTATTTGACTCCCGAGGATGTCCTTAGAGACGCTGATATCGCCATGTATCGGGCGAAACATCGTGGAAAAGGGCAAACCGAAGTATTTGATAAAGACATGTATCGAGATTTACTTCGACGCGTTGAGCTGGAACAGGGATTGCGGCGAGCAGTTCCAGCAGGAGAAATTATTGTTTATTATCAGCCGTATTTTGATTTGAACGAGTTGCAATTAGCTGGTTTTGAAGCTCTAGTGAGGTGGAGACGACACGATGGAACGATCGTCTCACCTGCTGAATTTATTCCTGTTGCCGAAGATGCAGGTATTATTTTGGAGATTGGGCCGTATGTGTTGCGCGAAGCGTGCAAGCAGATGGTTGATTGGTTGGACAAACTTGAGGAGGACACCCCGCTGACGATGAGCGTGAATGTGTCGGGCCGTGAAATCTACCAGGGGGATCCCGTTGGTCAAATTCGGCAAACTCTTGCATCCACCGGCCTCCCTGGGCATCGTCTTCGTTTGGAAGTCACCGAAACTGTTCTGATGGATGATTTGGAAATTGCTACGGAAGTGCTTGAAGCTGCACATGCTCAAGGCGTAACGATTGCGCTTGATGATTTTGGTACGGGGTATTCTTCATTGGGATACCTCCGATCTTTACCACTTGACGTCATTAAAATTGACAGAAGTTTTGTTCAAAATTTAGATCATCCGGGCCGAGACCAGGACATTGTGCACTCCATTGTTGATCTTGCGCATGGACTTGAACTTGATGTCATTGCTGAAGGACTTGAAACCGAAGCTGTTCTCGGTGTCTTGACACAGGCTGGTTGCGATTATGGACAAGGATTTCTCATGTCTCGCCCCTTGCCAAGCAAAGAGGCTTTTGCTTTAATTGCTCGGTGTTATTCTCTGAAAGATATAATGAGTGATTGA